In Arthrobacter sp. UKPF54-2, the following are encoded in one genomic region:
- a CDS encoding class I SAM-dependent methyltransferase, protein MVQKAERVASPRNPGGPAGASRAGRPVGNVTRGTTNPNRMRRVDRWLTGPQAWRLRTAAVPLVVDLGYGASPATAVELYERLAAVRADVRVVGIEIEPERVRQAKALERPGLSFQLGGFELPVPGRPVLVRAFNVLRQYEEADVPAIWRLVQDRLAPGGLFVDGTCDEIGRRVTWVALDADGPLSLGLSMRFGAFELPSEIAERLPKALIHRNVPGEKIHFYLQALDKAWLEAAPLASFGNRQRWTAMCRAMRDGGWPVQDGPARWRLGELTVDWEAVAPGV, encoded by the coding sequence GTGGTGCAGAAGGCTGAGCGGGTGGCGTCCCCCCGGAACCCGGGCGGCCCTGCGGGCGCATCCCGGGCCGGCCGTCCGGTGGGCAACGTGACCCGCGGAACCACCAACCCCAACCGGATGCGGCGGGTTGACCGCTGGCTGACCGGGCCGCAGGCGTGGCGGCTGCGGACCGCGGCGGTCCCGCTGGTGGTCGACCTTGGCTACGGCGCGTCCCCGGCCACCGCCGTCGAACTCTACGAACGCCTCGCCGCCGTCCGCGCCGATGTCCGCGTGGTCGGAATTGAGATCGAGCCGGAACGCGTCCGGCAGGCCAAGGCGCTGGAGCGTCCCGGGCTCAGCTTCCAGCTGGGCGGCTTCGAACTTCCGGTGCCGGGACGGCCGGTGCTGGTGCGGGCGTTTAATGTACTGCGGCAATACGAGGAGGCGGACGTCCCGGCGATCTGGCGGCTGGTGCAGGACCGGCTGGCTCCCGGGGGCCTGTTTGTCGACGGCACCTGCGACGAGATCGGACGGCGGGTGACGTGGGTGGCGCTCGACGCCGACGGCCCCCTCAGTCTGGGGCTGTCCATGCGCTTCGGCGCCTTCGAGCTGCCCTCGGAGATCGCTGAACGGCTGCCCAAGGCGCTGATCCACCGGAACGTGCCGGGCGAAAAGATCCACTTTTACCTACAGGCCCTGGACAAGGCCTGGCTGGAGGCGGCGCCGCTGGCGTCGTTCGGGAACCGGCAGCGCTGGACCGCGATGTGCCGTGCCATGCGCGACGGCGGCTGGCCGGTGCAGGACGGCCCGGCGCGGTGGCGCCTGGGCGAGCTCACCGTGGACTGGGAAGCGGTGGCGCCGGGGGTTTAG
- the rlmB gene encoding 23S rRNA (guanosine(2251)-2'-O)-methyltransferase RlmB, which translates to MANNGRRSVKMKKGPTVGTGGHGRKALEGKGPTPKAEDRPYHKAHKNKQLAERSAAKRGTGARSAGAGARSGPKGRATEEVVTGRNSVVEALRAGIPAKALHVAIRIEMDDRVKESLKLAAERGIPLLETGKPELDRMTDDAIHQGLVLQIPPYEYQDAYELAEETIEGWKKGHIANAPLFVALDGITDPRNLGAIIRSVSAFSGHGVVVPERRSVGVTASAWKTSAGAAVRVPVARAANLNSTLKAFKNMGIFVLGLDGDGDVSLPDLALATEPVCIVVGSEGKGLSRLVRENCDQIVSIPIDSAMESLNASMAVGISLYEISRQRAAK; encoded by the coding sequence ATGGCCAATAACGGTCGCCGCTCGGTCAAAATGAAGAAGGGTCCCACCGTCGGGACCGGCGGCCACGGCCGTAAGGCCCTTGAGGGCAAGGGCCCCACCCCCAAGGCGGAGGACCGTCCCTACCACAAGGCCCACAAGAACAAGCAGCTCGCGGAGCGCTCCGCGGCCAAGCGCGGGACGGGTGCCCGCAGCGCAGGGGCAGGCGCCCGCTCCGGCCCCAAGGGCCGTGCCACCGAGGAAGTCGTCACCGGCCGCAACTCCGTGGTGGAGGCCCTCCGCGCCGGCATCCCCGCCAAGGCGCTGCACGTCGCCATCCGCATCGAAATGGATGACCGCGTCAAGGAATCGCTCAAGCTCGCGGCCGAACGTGGCATCCCGCTGCTCGAGACCGGCAAGCCCGAACTGGACCGGATGACCGACGACGCCATCCATCAGGGCCTCGTGCTGCAGATCCCGCCGTACGAGTACCAGGACGCGTACGAACTGGCTGAGGAGACTATCGAGGGCTGGAAGAAGGGCCACATTGCCAACGCGCCGCTCTTCGTCGCCCTCGACGGCATCACCGATCCGCGCAACCTCGGCGCGATCATCCGGTCGGTCTCCGCGTTCAGCGGCCACGGCGTGGTTGTGCCCGAACGCCGCTCCGTCGGCGTCACCGCCTCGGCCTGGAAGACCAGCGCCGGGGCCGCCGTGCGCGTCCCCGTGGCCCGCGCCGCCAACCTGAACAGCACGCTCAAGGCCTTCAAGAACATGGGCATCTTCGTGCTGGGCCTGGACGGAGACGGCGACGTCTCGCTGCCCGATCTCGCCCTGGCCACGGAACCGGTCTGCATCGTCGTCGGGTCCGAGGGCAAGGGCCTAAGCCGCCTGGTCCGCGAAAACTGCGACCAGATCGTCTCCATCCCGATCGATTCCGCGATGGAATCGCTCAACGCCTCGATGGCCGTCGGCATCTCCCTCTACGAGATCTCGCGCCAGCGCGCCGCCAAGTAA
- the cysS gene encoding cysteine--tRNA ligase, whose protein sequence is MTLRFYDTASAEVRDFVPLVPGNVSLYYCGATVQGMPHVGHIRSAIAFDQLTRWLQYRDYRVTVVRNVTDIDDKILAKSAESFAADFADEPGTVRDEEWWALAYRYEQEFLKAYDTLGVSRPTYEPRATGHIPEMHALIAQLIERGHAYPALDGSGDVYFDVRSWSKYGSLTRQNIDDMQGAADADPRGKKDPRDFALWKGHKDGEPTTASWASPWGAGRPGWHLECSAMVTKYLGTEFDIHGGGLDLRFPHHENEMAQSQAAGHGFANFWMHNGMVTYAGEKMSKSIGNTISPAEMLELAPPRVVRYYLGQAHYRSVLDYQPTSLQEATAAVERIEGFISRAARALAADADGGPDTASAAAGDAVVRGGVPDAFAAAMDDDLNVPQALAVLHDTVRAGNTALTAGDLDGARQALAGVTDMMRVLGLNDTAAPAVDEQASAALGVLVEAQLAARAKARAGKDWAASDAIRDTLAAAGVVVEDGADGASWSLKRG, encoded by the coding sequence GTGACCCTGCGCTTTTACGACACCGCCTCCGCCGAAGTCCGCGACTTTGTCCCCCTGGTTCCAGGAAATGTGAGCCTGTACTACTGCGGCGCCACGGTGCAGGGCATGCCGCACGTCGGGCACATCCGCTCCGCCATCGCCTTCGACCAGCTCACCCGCTGGCTGCAGTACCGGGACTACCGGGTGACTGTGGTCCGCAACGTAACGGACATCGACGACAAAATCCTGGCCAAGTCCGCCGAGTCGTTCGCCGCCGACTTCGCCGACGAGCCCGGGACGGTCCGGGACGAGGAGTGGTGGGCCCTGGCCTACCGCTACGAGCAGGAGTTCCTCAAGGCCTACGACACCCTGGGCGTCTCCCGGCCCACGTATGAGCCGCGCGCCACCGGCCACATCCCGGAAATGCACGCCCTGATCGCGCAGCTGATTGAGCGGGGCCACGCCTACCCGGCCCTGGACGGCTCCGGCGACGTGTACTTCGACGTGCGCTCCTGGTCCAAGTACGGTTCCCTCACCCGCCAGAACATCGATGACATGCAGGGTGCGGCGGATGCCGACCCGCGCGGCAAAAAGGACCCCCGCGACTTCGCCCTCTGGAAGGGACACAAGGACGGGGAACCGACGACGGCGAGCTGGGCCTCGCCGTGGGGCGCCGGCCGGCCGGGCTGGCACCTGGAGTGCTCCGCGATGGTCACCAAGTACCTCGGCACCGAATTCGACATCCACGGCGGCGGCCTGGACCTGCGCTTCCCGCACCACGAGAACGAGATGGCCCAGTCCCAGGCGGCCGGCCACGGCTTCGCGAACTTCTGGATGCACAACGGCATGGTCACCTACGCGGGCGAGAAGATGTCCAAGTCCATCGGCAACACCATCAGCCCGGCCGAAATGCTCGAGCTGGCCCCGCCACGCGTGGTCCGCTACTACCTCGGCCAGGCCCACTACCGCTCGGTCCTGGACTACCAGCCCACCTCGCTGCAGGAGGCTACGGCCGCGGTGGAGCGGATCGAGGGCTTTATCAGCCGCGCCGCCCGCGCCCTGGCCGCCGACGCCGACGGCGGTCCTGACACCGCCAGTGCCGCCGCCGGTGACGCCGTCGTTCGCGGCGGCGTCCCGGACGCCTTCGCGGCCGCGATGGATGACGACCTCAACGTGCCCCAGGCCCTCGCCGTTCTGCACGACACGGTCCGTGCCGGCAACACCGCACTCACCGCCGGGGACCTCGACGGCGCCCGGCAGGCGCTGGCCGGCGTCACGGACATGATGCGTGTCCTTGGTCTCAACGACACCGCCGCTCCGGCCGTGGACGAGCAGGCCAGCGCCGCCCTCGGCGTCCTGGTCGAGGCCCAGCTCGCCGCCCGCGCCAAGGCCCGTGCCGGTAAGGACTGGGCGGCGTCGGACGCCATCCGGGACACGCTCGCGGCCGCCGGCGTCGTCGTCGAGGACGGCGCGGACGGCGCCAGCTGGAGCCTGAAGCGCGGCTGA
- a CDS encoding response regulator transcription factor, producing MSRILIVEDEESFSDPLSYLLGKEGFEVEVVDNGLDAITEFDRNGADLVLLDLQLPGQSGTEVCRQLRQRSSVPVIMLTAKDAEIDKVVGLELGADDYVTKPYSSRELVARVRAVLRRHGEPEELVSSTVQAGPVRMDIERHVVSVQGDQVSLPLKEFELLEMLLRNSGRVLTRGQLIDRVWGSDYVGDTKTLDVHVKRLRSKIEPDPSAPRYLITVRGLGYKFEP from the coding sequence TTGAGCCGGATTCTTATTGTCGAGGACGAGGAATCGTTCAGTGACCCCCTGTCCTACCTGCTGGGTAAGGAGGGATTCGAGGTGGAGGTCGTCGACAACGGCCTCGACGCTATCACCGAATTCGACCGCAACGGCGCCGACCTGGTCCTCCTGGACCTGCAGCTGCCCGGGCAGTCCGGGACCGAAGTGTGCCGCCAGCTGCGTCAGCGCTCCTCCGTCCCGGTGATCATGCTGACCGCCAAGGACGCCGAAATCGACAAGGTGGTGGGGCTGGAGCTCGGCGCCGACGACTACGTCACCAAGCCCTATTCCTCGCGCGAACTCGTGGCCAGGGTCCGGGCCGTGCTGCGCCGCCACGGCGAGCCCGAGGAGCTGGTCTCCAGCACCGTCCAGGCCGGCCCGGTCCGGATGGACATCGAGCGGCACGTGGTCAGCGTCCAAGGCGACCAGGTGTCGCTGCCGCTGAAGGAGTTCGAGCTGCTCGAGATGCTGCTGCGCAACTCCGGCCGGGTGCTGACCCGGGGCCAGCTGATCGACCGGGTCTGGGGCTCCGATTACGTGGGCGACACCAAGACCCTGGATGTGCACGTCAAGCGGCTGCGCAGCAAGATCGAGCCGGACCCCTCCGCGCCGCGTTACCTGATCACGGTCCGCGGGCTGGGCTACAAGTTCGAACCCTAA
- a CDS encoding PLP-dependent aspartate aminotransferase family protein, producing MSLSEEQAAALSAETLVVAAGRPPRERDAPVNPPIVLSSTYFGTGPLGPGDRGYGRYSNPTWDPFEQALAQLEGAELPGLLYASGLAAVSSALSLVPAQGVLVMPSHSYAGSLVMATELAQKGALELRTVDIADTDAVLAQLAPANGKPASMLWLESPTNPMLGVADIRALTAAAHAAGALVVTDNTFSTPLVQQPLSLGSDVVLHSVTKYLSGHSDVVLGALVTSDAGLHASLLHHRTIHGGIAGPFEAWLALRGLRTLALRIERSQASATVLAERLSTHPRVGAIRYPGLPTDPGHERAKAQMKGFGSVLCIEMAPVEGAGLSGADAADRMIRALDLWLPATSLGGVESLIERRRRHTAEPASVPDNLVRLSVGIENVEDLWADLQQALATLDG from the coding sequence ATGAGTCTCTCCGAAGAACAGGCCGCCGCGCTCTCCGCCGAAACGCTCGTGGTGGCTGCGGGCCGCCCGCCGCGCGAACGCGACGCCCCGGTCAACCCCCCGATCGTGCTCTCCTCCACCTATTTCGGCACCGGCCCGCTGGGCCCGGGCGACCGCGGCTACGGGCGCTACTCCAATCCCACCTGGGACCCGTTCGAGCAGGCCCTCGCGCAGCTTGAGGGTGCGGAGCTGCCCGGCCTGCTCTACGCCTCGGGCCTCGCCGCCGTCAGTTCGGCGCTGTCCCTGGTCCCGGCGCAGGGGGTGCTGGTGATGCCGTCCCACAGCTACGCCGGCTCGCTGGTGATGGCGACGGAACTGGCGCAAAAGGGCGCGCTGGAGCTGCGCACCGTGGACATTGCGGACACCGACGCCGTGTTGGCGCAACTGGCGCCCGCGAACGGGAAGCCCGCCAGCATGCTGTGGCTGGAGAGCCCCACGAACCCGATGCTCGGCGTCGCGGACATCCGGGCACTCACCGCCGCGGCGCACGCGGCCGGCGCCCTGGTGGTCACCGACAACACCTTCTCCACCCCGCTCGTGCAGCAACCGCTGTCCCTCGGCTCCGACGTCGTCCTGCACTCGGTCACCAAATACCTCTCGGGGCATTCCGACGTCGTCCTCGGCGCGCTAGTGACCTCCGACGCCGGGCTGCACGCGAGCCTGCTGCACCACCGCACCATCCACGGCGGGATCGCCGGCCCGTTCGAGGCGTGGCTGGCGCTGCGGGGTCTGCGCACCCTTGCCCTGCGGATCGAGCGCTCGCAGGCCTCCGCGACGGTGCTCGCCGAACGGCTGAGCACGCACCCGCGGGTCGGGGCCATCCGCTACCCGGGACTGCCCACGGACCCCGGCCACGAACGGGCCAAAGCGCAGATGAAGGGCTTCGGCTCCGTGCTGTGCATCGAAATGGCGCCCGTGGAGGGTGCCGGCCTCAGCGGGGCCGACGCCGCCGACCGGATGATCCGGGCCCTGGACCTGTGGCTGCCGGCCACCTCGCTGGGCGGGGTGGAATCCCTGATCGAGCGCCGCCGCCGGCACACGGCCGAGCCGGCCAGTGTTCCGGACAACCTGGTCCGGCTGAGCGTCGGTATTGAGAACGTCGAGGACCTGTGGGCCGATTTGCAGCAGGCTTTGGCCACACTGGACGGCTAG
- a CDS encoding cell wall metabolism sensor histidine kinase WalK — translation MLIGVIAGLIGLSLGIFGVLAFRVSEQQRKISDVETGDPSLPDGAAEVLAVVGRAFVVVDAIDGVVRASPAAYAYGLVRGHTVVHQQLLEMTAKVRRDGVILEKQLELPRGPLGQGTIVVQVRAAMLGEEYILLLADDRTEITRTEEIRNDFVANVSHELKTPVGAISLLAEALEASPDDEEAVRRFAKRMHKESTRLAALVQDIIELSRLQGANVAQQAHPVDINTVVAEAVDRSQLPAESKNIEIVVGGRTNAMVYGDQDLLVTALRNLIDNAIRYSPENTRVGVGVRARDGLVAVSVTDQGEGLSPEDQERVFERFYRVDSARSRHTGGTGLGLSIVKHVMANHGGEVTLWSQPGQGSTFTIRLPEMEGQDQPAADPRRAPHTARPERRDAPGVHEQGASA, via the coding sequence ATGCTCATCGGTGTGATCGCGGGCCTGATCGGCCTGTCGCTCGGCATCTTCGGCGTGCTCGCCTTCCGGGTCAGTGAGCAGCAGCGCAAAATCAGCGACGTGGAGACCGGCGACCCGTCCCTGCCCGACGGCGCCGCGGAGGTGCTCGCCGTCGTCGGCCGGGCGTTCGTGGTGGTGGACGCGATCGACGGCGTGGTGCGCGCCAGTCCCGCCGCCTATGCCTACGGCCTGGTGCGGGGGCACACCGTGGTGCACCAGCAGCTGCTGGAGATGACCGCGAAGGTCCGGCGCGACGGCGTGATCCTGGAGAAGCAGCTCGAACTGCCGCGCGGCCCGCTCGGCCAGGGAACCATAGTGGTGCAGGTCCGGGCTGCCATGCTCGGCGAGGAATATATCCTGCTGCTCGCGGACGACCGCACCGAGATCACCCGCACCGAGGAGATCCGCAACGACTTCGTGGCGAATGTCTCGCACGAGCTGAAGACCCCCGTGGGCGCCATCTCACTGCTGGCCGAGGCACTGGAAGCCTCGCCCGACGACGAGGAGGCCGTCCGCCGGTTCGCCAAACGTATGCACAAGGAATCCACCCGGCTGGCCGCCCTCGTGCAGGACATCATCGAACTCTCCCGGTTGCAGGGCGCCAACGTGGCCCAGCAGGCGCACCCGGTGGACATCAACACCGTGGTGGCCGAGGCCGTGGACCGGTCCCAGCTCCCCGCCGAGAGCAAGAACATCGAGATTGTGGTGGGCGGCCGGACCAACGCGATGGTCTACGGCGACCAGGACCTGCTCGTGACGGCGCTGCGGAACCTGATCGACAACGCCATCCGGTACTCACCGGAGAACACCCGGGTCGGAGTGGGCGTGCGCGCCCGGGACGGCCTGGTGGCGGTCTCCGTGACGGACCAGGGCGAGGGCCTCAGCCCGGAGGACCAGGAACGCGTCTTTGAACGCTTCTACCGCGTGGACTCCGCCCGCTCCCGCCACACCGGCGGCACCGGACTCGGCCTGAGCATCGTCAAGCACGTGATGGCCAACCACGGCGGCGAGGTGACGCTGTGGTCCCAGCCCGGCCAGGGCTCCACCTTCACCATCCGCCTTCCCGAGATGGAAGGCCAGGACCAGCCCGCCGCGGATCCCCGCCGGGCCCCGCACACCGCACGACCCGAACGACGCGACGCCCCCGGCGTCCATGAACAAGGAGCTAGCGCTTGA
- the ispD gene encoding 2-C-methyl-D-erythritol 4-phosphate cytidylyltransferase produces the protein MNTASSADVTAVIVVAAGSGQRLGYGMPKAKVPLGGDSILTHALRGVAAAGIADQICVAIPPGDQELRAQCGAFEAELHAEHRRTAVSGDGVQLPAVTVVDGGSSRAESVRAALAALAPGTQSVLVHDAARALTPEAVFHRVAEALAAGAVAVIPVVPVVDTIKTVDPTFGVDADIAPELVTGTAPREMLRAVQTPQGFDLATLRRAHEATAEFDNAREAAVTDDAMLVEQLGVPVYAVRGASQSLKITTPLDLILAEGLLEGPLGARWVEG, from the coding sequence ATGAACACTGCATCGAGCGCCGACGTCACCGCGGTCATAGTCGTCGCCGCGGGATCCGGCCAGCGTCTGGGCTACGGCATGCCCAAAGCCAAGGTGCCCCTCGGCGGCGACAGCATCCTCACCCACGCCCTGCGCGGTGTGGCCGCGGCGGGCATCGCCGACCAGATCTGCGTGGCCATCCCCCCGGGGGACCAGGAACTCCGGGCCCAGTGCGGGGCGTTCGAGGCCGAACTGCACGCCGAGCACCGCCGCACCGCCGTTTCGGGGGACGGTGTGCAGCTGCCGGCCGTCACCGTCGTCGACGGCGGATCCAGCCGCGCCGAGTCCGTGCGGGCCGCGCTCGCCGCCCTCGCACCGGGGACGCAGTCCGTCCTCGTCCACGACGCCGCCCGGGCGCTCACGCCCGAAGCAGTCTTCCACCGGGTGGCCGAAGCCCTGGCCGCCGGCGCGGTGGCGGTGATCCCCGTGGTGCCCGTTGTGGACACCATCAAGACAGTGGATCCCACCTTCGGCGTCGACGCCGACATCGCCCCCGAGCTCGTCACCGGCACCGCGCCCCGGGAAATGCTGCGCGCCGTCCAGACCCCGCAGGGCTTCGACCTTGCCACCCTGCGCCGGGCCCACGAGGCCACGGCTGAGTTCGACAACGCCCGGGAGGCCGCCGTCACCGACGACGCCATGCTGGTGGAGCAGCTCGGCGTCCCGGTGTACGCGGTGCGCGGCGCCAGCCAGTCGCTGAAGATCACCACGCCGCTGGACCTCATCCTCGCGGAGGGGCTCCTCGAGGGCCCGCTCGGCGCGCGCTGGGTGGAGGGCTAA
- the phoU gene encoding phosphate signaling complex protein PhoU, producing MRKVFQEELAQVGEQLVEISKLVSEAFEKATTAFEGADIDLAEDVIAADARIDFLQNSLDERAIDILALQGPVASDLRMIVGSLRMSASLERMGDLARHLAQLARLRYPANVIPEPLQETFKNFAKYDLEIAEKLTVLLETRDLEVARDILKANTAVNDLHLGVFKSIARSDWTESAATTVDVALASRYFERFADHGVSVAQKVTYLVTGAWHPTSIEHS from the coding sequence GTGCGCAAGGTTTTTCAGGAAGAGCTCGCCCAGGTGGGCGAGCAGCTCGTCGAAATCTCGAAGCTGGTCAGCGAAGCCTTCGAGAAGGCCACGACGGCCTTCGAGGGCGCCGACATCGACCTGGCCGAGGACGTCATCGCGGCCGACGCCCGGATCGATTTCCTGCAGAACAGCCTCGACGAGCGTGCCATCGACATCCTCGCCCTGCAGGGCCCCGTGGCCAGCGACCTGCGCATGATTGTGGGCTCCTTGCGGATGAGCGCCTCGCTGGAGCGGATGGGCGACCTCGCCCGGCACCTCGCCCAGCTCGCCCGGCTCCGCTACCCGGCAAACGTTATCCCGGAGCCGCTGCAGGAGACCTTCAAGAACTTCGCCAAGTACGACCTCGAGATCGCCGAGAAGCTCACCGTGCTGCTGGAGACCCGCGACCTTGAGGTTGCCCGCGACATCCTCAAGGCCAACACCGCCGTCAACGACCTGCACCTGGGCGTCTTCAAGTCGATCGCGCGCAGCGACTGGACCGAATCCGCGGCCACCACCGTCGACGTCGCCCTGGCCAGCCGCTACTTCGAGCGTTTCGCCGACCACGGCGTCTCCGTCGCGCAGAAGGTCACCTACCTGGTCACCGGCGCCTGGCACCCGACCAGCATCGAACACAGCTGA
- a CDS encoding DUF2516 family protein, translated as MDGRNLIDFADFGVSAVLLLVSLSLEIWAFLDCLRHKANAFEAVSKRTKTFWLALTGGALLIGVLAVVTYRGGSPVNALGLFGLAAVTAAAVYLADVRPAVKDAGRGGSRNMGPYGPW; from the coding sequence ATGGACGGAAGAAATCTCATTGACTTTGCCGACTTCGGAGTGAGCGCGGTCCTTTTGCTCGTCTCGCTCAGCCTTGAGATTTGGGCGTTCCTCGACTGCCTGCGCCACAAAGCCAACGCTTTCGAAGCGGTGTCCAAGCGCACCAAAACCTTCTGGCTCGCCCTCACCGGCGGCGCACTCCTCATCGGCGTGCTTGCCGTCGTCACCTACCGTGGCGGCAGCCCGGTCAACGCGCTGGGGCTCTTTGGGCTCGCCGCCGTGACGGCCGCGGCCGTCTACCTTGCCGACGTCCGTCCCGCGGTGAAGGACGCAGGCCGCGGGGGCAGCAGGAACATGGGTCCCTACGGCCCCTGGTAG
- the ispF gene encoding 2-C-methyl-D-erythritol 2,4-cyclodiphosphate synthase: MPIPRTGIGIDVHAYAPEDAPQPLWLGGLHWDGERGLAGHSDGDPVAHAAADALFSASGLGDLGTHFGTDRPEYAGASGVTLLAEAARIVRAAGFEIGNIAVQFVANRPKFGPRREESQRVLSEAAGAPVSVSATTSDGLGFTGRGEGIAATATALVYPVD; encoded by the coding sequence ATGCCGATCCCGCGGACCGGGATCGGCATCGACGTCCACGCCTACGCCCCCGAGGACGCACCCCAGCCGCTCTGGCTCGGCGGCCTGCACTGGGACGGTGAGCGGGGCCTCGCCGGGCACTCCGACGGCGACCCGGTGGCCCACGCCGCCGCCGACGCGCTCTTCTCCGCGAGCGGGCTGGGGGACCTGGGGACGCACTTCGGCACCGACCGGCCCGAATACGCCGGCGCCTCGGGCGTGACATTGCTGGCCGAAGCGGCCCGGATCGTCCGCGCCGCGGGCTTCGAGATCGGCAACATTGCCGTGCAGTTCGTCGCGAACCGGCCGAAGTTCGGTCCGCGCCGGGAGGAATCCCAGCGGGTCCTCAGCGAGGCCGCGGGCGCGCCCGTGAGTGTCTCGGCCACCACCAGCGACGGCCTCGGGTTCACCGGCCGCGGCGAAGGCATCGCGGCCACGGCCACCGCCTTGGTGTATCCGGTCGACTGA
- a CDS encoding phosphoglyceromutase: MTYKLILLRHGHSEWNAKNLFTGWVDVDLNDQGRAEAVRGGELLVENNILPDILYTSRLKRAINTANLALEKADRGWIDVKRDWRLNERHYGALQGKDKAQTLAEYGEEQFMTWRRSYDTPPPPLADDSEFSQVGDPRYKDLGDAMPRTECLKDVLVRLLPYWESDIKADLKAGKTVLVTAHGNSLRALVKHLDGISDEDIAGLNIPTGIPLVYELDENFKPLNPGGTYLDPEAAAESIKAVANQGKK; encoded by the coding sequence ATGACTTACAAGCTGATTCTGCTGCGCCACGGCCACAGCGAATGGAACGCCAAGAACCTGTTCACCGGCTGGGTGGACGTTGACCTGAACGACCAGGGCCGGGCCGAGGCGGTGCGCGGCGGCGAGCTGCTGGTGGAGAACAACATCCTCCCGGACATTCTCTACACCTCGCGCCTGAAGCGGGCCATCAACACCGCGAACCTCGCGCTGGAGAAGGCGGACCGCGGCTGGATCGACGTCAAGCGCGACTGGCGCCTCAACGAACGCCACTACGGCGCGCTGCAGGGTAAGGACAAGGCCCAGACCCTGGCCGAATACGGCGAGGAGCAGTTCATGACCTGGCGCCGGTCCTACGACACCCCGCCGCCGCCCTTGGCGGACGACTCCGAGTTCTCCCAGGTGGGGGATCCCCGCTACAAGGACCTTGGCGACGCGATGCCGCGCACCGAGTGCCTCAAGGACGTTCTGGTCCGGCTGCTGCCCTACTGGGAATCGGATATCAAGGCGGACCTTAAAGCCGGCAAGACCGTGCTCGTCACGGCCCACGGCAACTCGCTGCGCGCGCTGGTCAAGCACCTTGACGGCATCAGCGACGAGGACATCGCCGGCTTGAACATTCCCACCGGCATCCCGCTTGTCTACGAACTGGACGAGAACTTCAAGCCGCTGAACCCGGGCGGCACCTACCTCGACCCCGAGGCCGCCGCCGAGTCCATCAAGGCCGTGGCGAACCAGGGCAAGAAGTAA
- a CDS encoding CarD family transcriptional regulator: protein MVFEVGETVVYPHHGAAKIEEIKMRTVKGEEKMYLKLKVAQGDLTIEVPAENVDLVGVRDVVGKEGLEHVFDVLRAEFTEEPTNWSRRYKANLEKLASGDVIKVAEVVRDLWRRDHDRGLSAGEKRMLAKARQILISELALAEKTDEEKAASVLDEVLAS from the coding sequence ATGGTTTTTGAGGTCGGCGAGACAGTAGTTTACCCTCACCACGGTGCAGCCAAAATTGAAGAAATCAAGATGCGCACTGTCAAGGGCGAAGAGAAGATGTATCTCAAGCTCAAGGTGGCTCAGGGTGATCTGACCATTGAAGTTCCAGCAGAAAACGTTGACCTTGTTGGGGTCAGGGACGTAGTGGGCAAGGAAGGTCTGGAGCACGTATTCGACGTGCTGCGGGCCGAGTTCACTGAAGAGCCCACCAACTGGTCGCGTCGTTACAAGGCAAACCTGGAGAAGCTTGCTTCCGGTGACGTCATCAAGGTGGCAGAGGTCGTTCGCGACCTGTGGCGCCGGGACCACGACCGGGGTCTCTCCGCAGGGGAGAAGCGCATGCTGGCCAAGGCCCGCCAGATTCTGATCTCAGAACTGGCACTGGCTGAGAAGACTGATGAAGAGAAGGCCGCAAGCGTTCTCGACGAAGTCCTGGCTTCCTAA